A genome region from Novosphingobium sp. G106 includes the following:
- a CDS encoding zeta toxin family protein, whose amino-acid sequence MIVLAGPNGAGKSTLYAARIAPSFAGLFINADIIQRDELRDPSPTASYKAADIASSRRGDCLAQGRDFVTETVFSHPSKLELIDEARTRGFTVIVMHVGVDTPDLSVARVGARVEEGGHIVPEDKIRTRYGRGAPFIRAAVLKADRGMVFDNSRLNQPPSHCLTFANGRLVYAVPRLPGWIRSAYQTDLYI is encoded by the coding sequence ATGATCGTGCTTGCCGGGCCCAACGGTGCCGGCAAGTCCACATTATACGCGGCCCGCATCGCGCCGAGTTTCGCGGGGCTCTTCATCAACGCCGACATCATCCAGCGTGACGAATTGCGCGATCCGTCACCGACTGCGTCTTACAAAGCGGCCGACATCGCCTCTTCACGCCGGGGGGATTGCCTCGCTCAAGGCCGGGATTTCGTGACGGAGACCGTCTTTTCGCACCCCTCGAAGCTTGAACTCATCGACGAAGCACGCACCAGAGGCTTCACCGTCATAGTGATGCATGTCGGCGTTGATACTCCAGATCTCTCTGTCGCGCGTGTCGGGGCACGCGTCGAGGAGGGCGGACATATCGTCCCCGAGGACAAGATCCGTACCCGTTATGGTCGCGGCGCGCCTTTCATCCGCGCCGCGGTTCTCAAAGCAGATCGCGGCATGGTCTTTGACAATTCGCGCCTGAACCAGCCGCCGAGCCATTGCCTGACATTTGCGAATGGGCGGTTGGTCTACGCAGTGCCACGCCTACCTGGTTGGATCAGATCGGCCTACCAGACCGATCTCTATATTTAA